A stretch of DNA from Candidatus Cloacimonadota bacterium:
AAAATTGTAACAATTTGTAGAAACCATGCCTTTTCAGCCGGTGGAGGAATTCATCTTAGAGATAATTCCACTTTAAATTTAAGCAGTATTAACCGCTGTAATATGTACGAAAATTATGCTGGTGATGGTAGTGAAATATTTTGTTTTGATTCTCCTGAAATTCACTTAATAGTTGATACATTCACAGTTATAGAGCCAACGTCTGATTTTATTTTAGTGTATCCACAATATTTTTTCACTTATGATATACTTAATGCTAAAATTGAGCCAGTAAATCATGATTTATATGTTAGTCCAGATGGAGATAATACAAACAGTGGGTTAAGTGAAAATGAGCCATTAAAAAATATATCATTTGCTCTAATGGAAATTGCTTCTGATAGCACATATCCCAATACTATCTTTCTATCTAATGGTATCTATTCTTCTAGTTTGACAGATGAAAAGTTTTCTTTCAATTGTCGAAGTTATATTTCAATTATTGGAGAAGATGAAGAAAATACAATATTGGATGCTGAAAATTTAAGTAATGTCTTTTATGTATGTAATGATAATAATTTTTTTATTGAGAATTTAACTATTCAAAATGGAAATATTTATCTTGGAGGAGGGATATATTTTTATACAGATTCAAATCCTACTATAAAAAATGTTACACTTAAGAATAATACAGGTGGCGCTATTTATTGTAGAAATAATTGTAATCCTATATTTGAAAATGTAAAGATTAAAAGCTCTCCCATTCCAGTTGAAGATGTGGCAATTTCTTTATATTTAAACTGTAATCCTGCTTTTATAAATTCCATCATAGAAGATAATTACAATGTGAATGGCGGAACAGGAGCTATCTACTGTAATGGAAACTCCAATCCAATATTGATTAATACAAAGATTATCAACAATAAAGGTCTTGGTGCTAGTGGAATAACAGTTTATAATGGCTCAGAAGATGAAGGACCTATTTTAATAAATTGTACAATATGTAATAACCTACATTGCGATGATGGGACAATAAGGCAGTTATTTAATACAAATCTTACACTTATAAATTGTATTTTAAGGAATTATGCACAAGATGAAATTTATTTCAATGCTCAGGGTGGACCAGACACAGTTACCATATCCTACACCAACATTGATGGTGGAATCGGTGCAATAAATACCAATAACAATGGCACAATCAACTGGCTGGAAGGCAATATAGATGCAGACCCGATGTTTGTAGATACTCTCAATAATAACTATCAACTTTTGCAAGGTTCTCCTTGCATAGACGCTGGCACTCCAGATACAACTGGTCTAAACTTACCAGAAACAGATTTAGCTGGCAATCCAAGAATATACAACGGCAGAATAGATATAGGAGCTTATGAATGGCAAGGACAGGGAATAGAACAACCAGATACTTCATTTATCAACAAATTATATCTTTTCCAGAATAAACCTAATCCATTCAGTTCATCTACAACAATAACATTTATTTCAGCAAATTATGAAAGATTGAAAGATTACAAATTATCCATTTACAATGCAAAAGGACAACTTGTAAGAACATATAATGGGGAAAAACACAATTTCTGGGTAAAGACAGATATAGTCTGGGATGGTACTGGTGAGGATGGGCATAAAGTCCCGAGCGGAGTATATTTCTACAAACTTATTTATGGAAATAACTCTGTGACAAGGAAGATGATTTTTATGAGGTAGTTCTGCACAATAATTATTTTTATGTTTTTTTCTTATATCTCAATTAATTATGAATTAAACTTCTATACTCATATTTATCAAAAACTTTCTCAAAACAATCCTATACGATGGAAGGTAGGCTTTTCTATAAATTTCAGAGTGAGGGATATGGGGAAAACTATTTTTTTGTAGAAATTCTGTAAATTCTTTCCAGGTGGAATAACTTAAGAAATGGGGTTCACCACCAGAAAAGATTTGTCCCACCTGAACCCAAACTTTTCGCAATTTTGATTTATCAGGCTTTATTATCTTTGCAGTTTCCTTTATTGCAGAAAAAAGTTTCTGGGCATCACCTATTTTTTCTTGGAAGGCATTCAGATTCACCCGCACTAAATCATTATCCAATCCAATATCAATAAAAAGATTTTTCGCTTTTCCAGAACTTTTCTCCATCTCATTTTTCAAAGATCGAAATGCAACTGCCTCATCTTCCAGAAGATGTCCAGGTCCCATAACAGATTGGTAAATAAGTTTGTATAAATCCTCAATTTGCATTTTGGGATATAGTTGAAAATGGCAATTTATAAGACTTTTTAGTTTTGATTTCACAAATCAAAAAAAAGTTTTTGAATTAAATTTGACAAGAAAAAGATAGTTCTTTTATGTTTCATAAAAATTAAACTTGGAGTCCTTGACTCTGTCAAAGTAATGCTGATAGGCTCACCTACTCCATAAAAACATTTTAGGAGATGAAATGCAGTTTAGAATAGAATTGAATAAATTATTACAAAATCATCCAGGTGTATTGAATAATCTGCCGAGAAAAAACCTAATCAGACAATCAGTTGAAAATAAAGAAGCGATTGTTTCAGCGAATGGTGCACTCGCAACCTGGACTCCTCCAGAATCTACTGGCAGAAGTCCCAAAGATACCCTCATTGTGAAAAGAACTGAAAGTGAAGCCAATATTGATTGGGATTCTCCGAATAATATTCCACTTGAGCCAGAAACTTTTGATATGGTTATAGAAGATGCATTGAATACTATAAAACAAAAAAAGCATATATATATAACTGACCGCGTTCTGGGAGCGGATGTCTCTTATGCGTTGCCTACCAAAACTATTACAGATAAAGCGCTTACTGCTCTGTTTACAGAAAATATGTTCAGACCCGTTCCAGCAGATATACGAGAAAGTGTATTTGCAAAAAGAGAATTTACTTTAATTGTTTTCCCGTATGACAAACTGAATTCTAAAAAGTATAAAGGCAGATTAAGAGTTTTGCCAGATGGCAGCACATCTAATATGATTATTGCTATGGATTATGACAGAAGAATAGGTATAATTTTTGGCTCGGCTTATGGTGGCAGTGTGAAAAAACTTATGTTTACAGTAATGAATTATTATTTGCCTGGAGAAGGCATTTTACCATTGCACTGTTCCGCTAATGAAGGTAAAAGTGGTGATTCTGCTCTTCTTTTAGGACTTTCTGGAACTGGCAAGACATCTCTATCTGCTGACCCGAGAAGAGCTCTTCTGGGAGATGATGAACATGGATGGAGCGATAACGGAATTGCGAATTTTGAAAATGGCTGCTATGCAAAATTGATAAACCTTAATCCAAAAAAAGAAACTGAAATTTTTAATGCAGTATTTCACGATGCTGTCTATCTTGAGCATGGAGCAATTATTGAGAATTGTATGATGTATCCTGATGGAACTTTTGATGTTGATGATGAACGGTTAACTCCAAATTCA
This window harbors:
- a CDS encoding choice-of-anchor Q domain-containing protein; this translates as MQKNTFLTVIFIISFFSFSFLFSNTIIVDINGGGDYTTIQEGINEATDGDTVLVYTGIYIENINYNGKNITVASLYLTTQNDSYIDSTIIDGNQNGSVVTFNGGEDSTAILCGFTIQNGSGSLYYNTYIAGGGIYIMNSNPTIQNCIVTHNKADWGAGLFCVNGDITLKIVTICRNHAFSAGGGIHLRDNSTLNLSSINRCNMYENYAGDGSEIFCFDSPEIHLIVDTFTVIEPTSDFILVYPQYFFTYDILNAKIEPVNHDLYVSPDGDNTNSGLSENEPLKNISFALMEIASDSTYPNTIFLSNGIYSSSLTDEKFSFNCRSYISIIGEDEENTILDAENLSNVFYVCNDNNFFIENLTIQNGNIYLGGGIYFYTDSNPTIKNVTLKNNTGGAIYCRNNCNPIFENVKIKSSPIPVEDVAISLYLNCNPAFINSIIEDNYNVNGGTGAIYCNGNSNPILINTKIINNKGLGASGITVYNGSEDEGPILINCTICNNLHCDDGTIRQLFNTNLTLINCILRNYAQDEIYFNAQGGPDTVTISYTNIDGGIGAINTNNNGTINWLEGNIDADPMFVDTLNNNYQLLQGSPCIDAGTPDTTGLNLPETDLAGNPRIYNGRIDIGAYEWQGQGIEQPDTSFINKLYLFQNKPNPFSSSTTITFISANYERLKDYKLSIYNAKGQLVRTYNGEKHNFWVKTDIVWDGTGEDGHKVPSGVYFYKLIYGNNSVTRKMIFMR
- a CDS encoding phosphoenolpyruvate carboxykinase (ATP) gives rise to the protein MQFRIELNKLLQNHPGVLNNLPRKNLIRQSVENKEAIVSANGALATWTPPESTGRSPKDTLIVKRTESEANIDWDSPNNIPLEPETFDMVIEDALNTIKQKKHIYITDRVLGADVSYALPTKTITDKALTALFTENMFRPVPADIRESVFAKREFTLIVFPYDKLNSKKYKGRLRVLPDGSTSNMIIAMDYDRRIGIIFGSAYGGSVKKLMFTVMNYYLPGEGILPLHCSANEGKSGDSALLLGLSGTGKTSLSADPRRALLGDDEHGWSDNGIANFENGCYAKLINLNPKKETEIFNAVFHDAVYLEHGAIIENCMMYPDGTFDVDDERLTPNSRGSYPLTFLSNIKQLSKSGHPKTILFLTADANGVLPPVSKLNPEQAMLWFLMGYTSKLAGTETGIVEPVTTFSRFFGEPFMPRNPDVYASMLGDKMKKYRTQVYLVNTGWSGGPYGEGSRMDINLTRSLVNAALTGLLKNVEYGEDKVFHLLVPKSCSGVPPEILNPKSTWSDKDAYNERAKKLAAEFSAHFDKAYGNKSINQKVIKQCPGK